The stretch of DNA CTGACCCTGGCCCGGACCGTGGCCTCGGACCCGGGTGTGCGGGCGGAGGTCCAATCCATCAGCGCCCTTCCCGCCGCTCCCCCGGCGGCCGAGCTGCTCGCCGGTCCGCTGATGGCCGCCGCGGAAGGCGCCCGCGCCCGCACCGGGGCGCTGTTCGTCGTCATCACGGACGAGACCGGCATCCGCCTGGCGCACCCGGACGCCGAGCGGCTGGGCGAAAAGGTCAGCACGGACCCGTCCGAGGCCCTGGCCGGCAAGGAGGTCACCACCCGGAACACCGGCACACTGGGTCCCTCCGCCGGGGCCAAAGTCCCCGTGTTCGCCCCGGGCTCCGCCGCCGTCGTGGGCGAGGTGAGCGTCGGCTACTCCACGGAGACCATCGGCCAAAGCCTCGCCCGGGACATCATCCCCATTGCCCTGACCGCAGCCGGGGCCCTGATCGTCGGGGCGCTGGCGTCGTTCCTGTTGCGACGGCGGCTGCAGCGGCTGACGCTGGGACTGGAACCGGAAGAAATCAGTACCCTGGTCCATGACCAGGTGGCCGTGCTGCAGGGCGTGGACGACGGCGTGATCGGCGTTTCCGAGGACGGCCGGATCAGCGTCTTCAACGCGGCGGCCCAGCGGCTGCTCGGGGAGCCCGATCTGACCGGGACCTCCTGGGCCGGGGCGCCGGTGCCTGCCCGGCTGAAAGCGCTGACCAAGGCGGACGCGGCCGAGGGCGACGCGGTCGAGCTCGTGGCCGGCGGCAGGGTCCTGGTGGCGAGCGCCCGCAAGGCGCTGCACGGGCGCGAGGACCTGGGCTGGGTCCTCATGCTGCGTGACCGCACCGAGCTCCAGCAGCTGACCCGCCAGCTCGATGCCGTCGGTACCATGTCCGGCGCGCTCCGGGCCCAGCGGCACGAGTTCGCGAACCAGCTCCACACCATCGCCGGCTTCATGGGCATCGGACAGCACCGGCAGGCCCGTGAGTACGTCGCCGGGCTGGTGGCCACGGGTCCGCTGAAATTCCCGGTCGACCAGGCCGGGCTGCTCCAGGACCCGTACCTCCAGGCCTTCCTGGGGGCCAAGGGGGTGGAAGCCGACGAGCGTGGTGTTACCCTGCGGCTCGGGCCGGAAACCCAGGTCCGCGGCCAGGTCACCGAACCGCAGGAGGTCACCACCGTCCTCGGCAACCTGGTCGACAACGCCGTGAATGCCGCCGTCGCCGGCTCCTCACCGGAGCGCTGGGTCGAGGTGGAGATCCTGGACGAACCCGGCACCGGATCCGACGGAGGCACGCTGCATATCGTCGTCGGCGATTCCGGCGACGGGCTGCCCGCCGCCGGGACCGGAGCGGACACCGCGTTCGCGGAGGGGTTCACGACGTCGGAACGGCCGGCCCGGACGGGGGCAGGCCAGGGGCTGGGGCTGGCGCTGGCCCGCCAGCTGGCCCGCCGCCGCGGCGGGGACGTGCGGGTGCTGGACCAGGGCTCCCCCGGCGGCCCCGGAGCGGTGTTCATGGCCACGCTGCCGGGAGCGACAAAGCCCAACGAAAGGGACAACGATGCCTGAGGATTTCAGGGTGCTGATTGTGGATGATGATTTCCACGTCGCCAAGCTGCATGCCGCCTATGTGGATTCGGTGGCGGGGTTCGTGGCGCTGCCGACGGCCGGCTCCGCCTCTCAGGCGCTGCAGGCCATCCACAGCCTGCGCCCGGACCTGGTGCTGCTGGACGTCTACCTGCCCGATGCCTCCGGGCTGGATCTGCTGCACCAGCTGGATGTGGACACCATGATCCTCAGCGCAGCCTCGGACGCTGCGTCCCTCCGGCTCGCGTTCCGGCGCGGGGCCCTGGGCTACCTGCTCAAGCCGTTCACCGCGGAAGCCCTCTCGCAGCAGCTGCGCTCTTATGCCCGGTACCGGCGTATCCTGGCCCAGCCGGGGGCGGCGGACCAGCACACGGTGGAACGCGCCAAGCGCGCCCTCATCCCGGGCGACGTCATTGCCTCGGCCAGGCCCCGGTCTGCCACCGAGGCCACGGTGCTGGAATCCCTGGTGCCGGGCGAGCAGTATTCCGCCGCCGAGGTCGCCGGGAGGGTGGGAGTGTCCCGGGCCACCGCCCAGCGGTACCTGTCAGCGCTCGCCGACGACGGCGCCGTGGAAATCCAGCTGCGCTACGGCACTACCGGGCGGCCCGAACACCGCTACGGCTGCCGGCAACACCCGGCTGATGCCCCGGACAACCAACGCGGGGTCACTTCCGGCCCATCCCGGGGTTCGGGATGGGCCGGAAGTGACCCCGCGTTGCGGTTAGTTGCGGTTAGTTGCCGTTAGTTGCGGTTAGTTGACGCTCTTCTGGGCGACGAGTTCGATCTCGACCAGCATCTTGGGGTCCAGGAACGGCAGCACGTGGACCAGTGCGAGGGCAGGGCGGATCCCGCCGAAGACCTCGCCGTGGGCGCGCCCGGCTTCCTCCCACTGGCTGATGTCCGTCAGGTACAGCTTGGACTGCACGACGTCGGCGTAGTCGAAGCCGGCGTCGGCCAGCACGGCCCCCAGCTTTTCCAGGATGTAGCGGGTCTGGGTGTAGAAGTCCTGGCCCACGACGCCGTCGTCACCGCTGGCCGCGGTGGCGGAGATGTAGAGGGTGTTGTCCACCTGGACGGCGCGGGAGTAGCCGACCTTCTCTTCCCAGGTGGAGCCGGTGCCGAATGTCTTGCGCATGGTGTGCCTTTCGCGGTTGGGTCGGCACCACTTTAGGTCGGCCCGACGTCCTGCCGGTAAACCAGCAGCTTTATGTCGGTGCCCGGCACCAGCCAGTCCCGCTCCGGGACCCGGCGGAAACCCGTCTTCCGGTACAGCCCGTGGGCACTTTCCCAGCTCACGCCCGTGGTCAGGGCCACCGCCCTGATCCCGGGCAGCGACCTGGCATGCTCGATGATGGCCTCGATCATGGCCTTGCCGGCGCCGCTGCGCTGTACAGCCGGGTCCACCACGAGCATGCGGAACTCCAGCTCGTCGCTCCGGGCGATGTCGGCGTAGGGCTCCCCCGCCACGGCGAGCGTCACGGACCCCACGACCTGGCCCGCGCGTTCCGCCACCCAGATGGTGGCCTTCGCCGCCCGCTCTTCAACATCCTGGACCTGCCGCATATAGGGGTGGTCGGCGCTTTCGAAATAGCCCGCGGCCAGGTAGGACTCCCTGGTGATGCGGGCAATGGCGTCGTAATCGGCCGGAACTGCGGGACGGATGAGGATCTGCGGATGCACCTGTCCATGGTACGGGCCGGCCCCTCAGAGCGGGAACGTGCCGGAGAGTTCCAGGGTGCCGGCGCAGGTCCAGGATGCCAGCCGTTCACCGTCGGACGGGCCGCCGGCCAGCGGGCTGGTCAGCCGCGGCCGGCGCACCCAGCAGCCGGCCTCCTCGGCGATCAGGGCGCCCGCGGCGAAATCGTGTTCGTTCAGGCCGCGTTCGCCGTACGCGTCGTGGGTGCCGTCGGCCACGAGGCACAGGTCCAGTGCCGCGGAGCCGAGGCGGCGCACATCGGCGAAGCCCGCCATGATGCTGCCGAGACCGGCCGACTGTTCCGCCCGGACGGCCGGGTCGTAGCTGAAGCCGGTGGCCAGGATCTGCCCGGTGCGTCCGGGGACGGGGCCGTTGAGCTGGGTCAGCTGCCCCTTCTCCTGGAGCCAGGCGCCGTGTCCGCGGGCGGCGAAGTAGGTCCGGCCCAGCGCCGGGGCGTTGACGACGCCGGCCAGCCAGACGCCGTCGGGGTCCGCCACAGCCACGGAGGTGCCGTAGTAGACGATGTTCCGGATGAAGTTCGTGGTGCCGTCGAGTGGATCGATGGACCAGCGGTAGCCGCTCGGCGTGTCCGGCAGGACGGTCCCGCCCTCCTCTCCCGTGATGATGTCCTGGGGCCGGGCCGTAGTGATGATGTCCCGGACGGCGGCCTCGGCGGCAACGTCGAAGGCGGTCACCCAGTCCCCGGAATCGCCCTTGTTGCTGACGTCCAGGGCAGCGGCGTTGCGGGTGGCCAGGACGGCCGCCCCGGCTGCTGCCGCCGCTTTGGCAAGTTCCAGTAAGGCTGCGGGGTCCGCATTCATTCGGCTACCACTTTCTGGGTTTCTTCCTTGTCGGAAGCGTTGGGCGGGCCGTCGGCGAGCAGGGCGCGGAAGCCGTCCTCGTCCAGGACCGGGACGCCGAGCTGCTCGGCCTTGTCCAGCTTGGTGCCGGAGTTCTCGCCGGCCACGACATAGCTCGTGTTCTTGGACACCGATCCGGCAGCCTTGCCGCCGCGGATCAGGATCGCTTCCTTCGCCTCGTCCCGGCTGAAGCCCTCGAGGCTGCCCGTCACGACGATCGTCAGCCCTTCCAGGGTCCGTGGCATGGACTCGTCGCGCTCGTCTTCCATCCGCACGCCGTCGACCGCCCAGCTCGCCACGATCTCGCGGTGCCAGTCCTCGGCGAACCATTCCTTCAGCGCGGCGGCGATCACCGGCCCGACGCCGTCGACGTGGGCGAGCTCCTCCTCGGAGGCCTGCCGGATGGCGTCCATACTGCGGAACGCCGTGGCCAGCGCCCTCGAAGCCCGCGGCCCGACGTGCCGGATGGACAGCGCCACAAGCACGCGCCAGAGGGGCTGGGTTTTTGCCTTTTCGAGTTCTTTGAAGAGTTTGTCGGTGGTGGCGGTCGGCTTGGACGGCGTCTTGGCGGTGCCCTTGCTGTAGAAGTAGGGCACGAGCTCGAACTCGCCGGTGGCCACGCCCTTGGACCGCTTTTCCCGCCGGATCCGGACGTTGGCGAGGTCTTCGGGTTTGAGCCGGAACAGCGTCGCCTCGGTGGTCAGCGGCGGCGTTTCCGGCTCGGCCGGCTGGGTCAGGGCGATGGCGGCTTCCCAGCCGAGCGCCTCGATATCGAAGGCGCCGCGGCCGGCCAGGTGGAAGACGCGTTCGCGCAGCTGCGCCGGGCAGGAGCGGGAATTGGGGCAGCGGATGTCGACGTCCCCCTCCTTGGCCGGGGCCAGGGGTGTGCCGCAGGCGGGGCATTCGGTGGGCATAACGAAGTCCCGGACCGGCGGATCCTGCTGGTCCCGGAGGGCCAGGACCGGGCCGACGATCTCCGGGATGACATCCCCGGCCTTGCGCAGCACCACGATGTCGCCGATCTTCACGCCCTTGGCCTTGACGACCTCCTGGTTGTGCAGGGTGGCCATTTCCACCGTGGAGCCTGCCACCTTGACCGGTTCCATCACGCCGTACGGGGTGACCCGGCCGGTGCGGCCCACGTTCACCTGGATGTCCAGCAGCTTGGTGTGGACTTCCTCGGGCGGGTACTTGTAGGCCACGGCCCAGCGCGGCACGCGGGATGTGTAGCCGAGCGCCCGCTGGGTGGCGAAGGCGTCCACCTTGACCACGATGCCGTCAATCTCGTGCGTAAGGCTGTGACGCTTGTCCCCGTAGCGGGTGATGAATTCCAGCACGTCCTTGAGGGTTGGAAGGACCTCGAAGTACGGGCTGGTGGGCAGCCCCCACGCGGCGAGCTGGCGGTAGGTCTCCGACTGGCTGGCCGTCTCGAGCCCTTCGCGGGCGCCGATGCCGTGCACATACATG from Arthrobacter sp. PAMC25564 encodes:
- a CDS encoding sensor histidine kinase; translation: MERTSRRTPLRFSTQMLLLQLGVVALVVLLSSAVHAWLSYDRLGREAENQALTLARTVASDPGVRAEVQSISALPAAPPAAELLAGPLMAAAEGARARTGALFVVITDETGIRLAHPDAERLGEKVSTDPSEALAGKEVTTRNTGTLGPSAGAKVPVFAPGSAAVVGEVSVGYSTETIGQSLARDIIPIALTAAGALIVGALASFLLRRRLQRLTLGLEPEEISTLVHDQVAVLQGVDDGVIGVSEDGRISVFNAAAQRLLGEPDLTGTSWAGAPVPARLKALTKADAAEGDAVELVAGGRVLVASARKALHGREDLGWVLMLRDRTELQQLTRQLDAVGTMSGALRAQRHEFANQLHTIAGFMGIGQHRQAREYVAGLVATGPLKFPVDQAGLLQDPYLQAFLGAKGVEADERGVTLRLGPETQVRGQVTEPQEVTTVLGNLVDNAVNAAVAGSSPERWVEVEILDEPGTGSDGGTLHIVVGDSGDGLPAAGTGADTAFAEGFTTSERPARTGAGQGLGLALARQLARRRGGDVRVLDQGSPGGPGAVFMATLPGATKPNERDNDA
- the ligA gene encoding NAD-dependent DNA ligase LigA, producing the protein MVPSGAVREEYEDLVEQVRKHRFAYYQEDAPIISDAEFDELYRRLETLEAMHPELVANDSPTQEVGGEVSAAFAAVEHLQRMYSLEDVFSLAELEAWIAKAEANIARLGNGTPSWLTELKIDGLAVNLLYRDGVLVRAATRGDGTTGEDITHNVLTIREIPQKLTGGNFPAEMEVRGEVFIPSKAFAEFNEALIEAGKAPLANPRNAAAGSLRQKDPAETAKRPLRMYVHGIGAREGLETASQSETYRQLAAWGLPTSPYFEVLPTLKDVLEFITRYGDKRHSLTHEIDGIVVKVDAFATQRALGYTSRVPRWAVAYKYPPEEVHTKLLDIQVNVGRTGRVTPYGVMEPVKVAGSTVEMATLHNQEVVKAKGVKIGDIVVLRKAGDVIPEIVGPVLALRDQQDPPVRDFVMPTECPACGTPLAPAKEGDVDIRCPNSRSCPAQLRERVFHLAGRGAFDIEALGWEAAIALTQPAEPETPPLTTEATLFRLKPEDLANVRIRREKRSKGVATGEFELVPYFYSKGTAKTPSKPTATTDKLFKELEKAKTQPLWRVLVALSIRHVGPRASRALATAFRSMDAIRQASEEELAHVDGVGPVIAAALKEWFAEDWHREIVASWAVDGVRMEDERDESMPRTLEGLTIVVTGSLEGFSRDEAKEAILIRGGKAAGSVSKNTSYVVAGENSGTKLDKAEQLGVPVLDEDGFRALLADGPPNASDKEETQKVVAE
- a CDS encoding inositol monophosphatase family protein; protein product: MNADPAALLELAKAAAAAGAAVLATRNAAALDVSNKGDSGDWVTAFDVAAEAAVRDIITTARPQDIITGEEGGTVLPDTPSGYRWSIDPLDGTTNFIRNIVYYGTSVAVADPDGVWLAGVVNAPALGRTYFAARGHGAWLQEKGQLTQLNGPVPGRTGQILATGFSYDPAVRAEQSAGLGSIMAGFADVRRLGSAALDLCLVADGTHDAYGERGLNEHDFAAGALIAEEAGCWVRRPRLTSPLAGGPSDGERLASWTCAGTLELSGTFPL
- a CDS encoding RidA family protein, with the protein product MRKTFGTGSTWEEKVGYSRAVQVDNTLYISATAASGDDGVVGQDFYTQTRYILEKLGAVLADAGFDYADVVQSKLYLTDISQWEEAGRAHGEVFGGIRPALALVHVLPFLDPKMLVEIELVAQKSVN
- a CDS encoding GNAT family N-acetyltransferase, whose protein sequence is MHPQILIRPAVPADYDAIARITRESYLAAGYFESADHPYMRQVQDVEERAAKATIWVAERAGQVVGSVTLAVAGEPYADIARSDELEFRMLVVDPAVQRSGAGKAMIEAIIEHARSLPGIRAVALTTGVSWESAHGLYRKTGFRRVPERDWLVPGTDIKLLVYRQDVGPT